One Nostoc punctiforme PCC 73102 DNA window includes the following coding sequences:
- the pstC gene encoding phosphate ABC transporter permease subunit PstC translates to MQNINSQEDPYLLSRQSLDKNPSEDISEKIVAVILFACALVSVLTTFGIVVIIFQETFGFFQEVSFAQFFLDTKWTPLFADRHFGVWPLINGTFLTTAIAMAVAIPLGLSSAIYLSEYAQPKVAAVLRPAVELLAGIPTVVYGYFALLFVTPLLRHIIPLEIFNALSAGLMMGVMITPTVGSISLDAIKAVPRSLREGSYALGITKLETIFKVVLPAALSGIIASIILGISRAVGETMTVLIAAGLQPKLTVNFAESIETMTAYMAQISGGDSPRGSLNFKTLYAVGAVLFVITLALNIVSYWVANRFKEKYD, encoded by the coding sequence ATGCAAAATATCAATTCTCAAGAAGATCCTTATTTACTCTCTAGACAGTCACTGGATAAAAATCCATCTGAAGATATCTCTGAAAAGATTGTTGCAGTAATTTTATTTGCTTGTGCTTTAGTTTCTGTTTTAACTACCTTTGGTATTGTCGTAATTATCTTTCAAGAGACATTTGGTTTTTTCCAAGAAGTTTCCTTTGCCCAATTCTTTCTTGATACTAAATGGACACCTCTATTTGCAGATAGACATTTTGGTGTTTGGCCCTTGATTAATGGCACTTTTTTGACTACAGCTATTGCAATGGCAGTTGCTATTCCTTTGGGTTTATCTTCGGCCATTTATTTAAGTGAGTATGCTCAACCAAAAGTGGCAGCAGTTTTACGTCCAGCAGTAGAACTTTTGGCAGGAATACCAACAGTAGTCTATGGTTACTTTGCGCTATTGTTTGTCACACCATTGTTACGGCATATTATCCCTCTGGAAATATTCAATGCTTTGAGCGCAGGTTTAATGATGGGTGTAATGATTACCCCTACTGTTGGTTCTATCAGCTTAGATGCTATTAAAGCAGTTCCCCGCTCTTTGCGAGAAGGATCTTATGCTTTAGGTATCACTAAATTGGAAACCATTTTTAAAGTAGTTCTACCAGCCGCACTTTCAGGAATCATCGCCTCAATTATATTGGGTATTTCTCGCGCTGTGGGTGAAACAATGACTGTCCTAATTGCCGCCGGACTACAGCCAAAGCTGACTGTTAATTTTGCGGAATCAATAGAAACAATGACAGCTTACATGGCACAAATTTCTGGTGGAGATAGCCCACGTGGTAGTCTCAATTTCAAGACTTTATATGCTGTAGGTGCTGTTCTGTTTGTAATTACCTTAGCTTTGAATATTGTTAGTTACTGGGTTGCAAATCGCTTTAAAGAAAAATACGATTAA
- the pstA gene encoding phosphate ABC transporter permease PstA yields MATSYQQDDSLDSAAEFTDNVESRETLGKVFEVIFLLGLLIGLFILVLLLFDIFRDGLGRFLTPGFLTETPSRFPDQGGIRPAIISSVLLGTVVILVTVPIGVGAALYLEEYAPKAWWTAIIEINISNLAGVPSIVYGLLGLGVFNYLLGFGPALISGALTLSLLSLPVIIVTAREAIRAVPDSLRNASYGLGVTKWRTISSHVLPYAIPGILTGVIISVSRAIGDAASLIVVGAVGFLTFDPGLFQRFMALPIQIYSYITRPEPGFADAAAATIIALLLLILVLNGVAIYIRQRFSIR; encoded by the coding sequence ATGGCTACAAGTTATCAACAAGATGATTCTCTAGATTCGGCAGCAGAATTTACCGATAATGTTGAAAGTAGGGAGACCTTAGGAAAAGTATTTGAAGTAATTTTTTTATTAGGATTATTAATTGGTTTATTTATCCTAGTATTGCTACTTTTTGATATTTTTCGAGATGGATTAGGCAGATTTTTAACACCCGGTTTTCTCACAGAAACTCCTTCTCGTTTTCCTGACCAAGGTGGTATTCGTCCTGCAATTATCAGCAGTGTTCTTTTAGGAACAGTTGTAATTTTGGTTACTGTACCCATTGGTGTTGGAGCAGCATTATATCTAGAAGAGTATGCACCTAAAGCTTGGTGGACAGCGATTATTGAAATTAACATCAGTAATCTGGCGGGTGTACCTTCTATTGTTTATGGATTGCTGGGTTTAGGAGTTTTCAATTATTTGCTTGGGTTCGGCCCCGCTTTAATTTCTGGCGCGTTGACTTTATCTTTGTTGTCCTTACCAGTAATTATTGTGACAGCTAGAGAAGCAATTCGCGCCGTCCCAGATTCCCTGAGAAATGCTTCTTATGGGTTAGGTGTTACAAAATGGCGCACTATCAGCAGTCATGTTTTACCTTATGCTATTCCCGGTATTTTGACAGGCGTGATTATCTCTGTATCCCGCGCTATTGGTGATGCAGCCTCTCTAATTGTTGTCGGTGCTGTGGGTTTTCTCACTTTTGACCCCGGTTTGTTTCAGAGATTTATGGCATTACCCATTCAAATTTACAGTTACATCACTCGTCCTGAACCGGGTTTTGCTGATGCAGCAGCAGCGACAATTATCGCGTTGTTACTCCTGATTTTAGTTTTAAATGGTGTAGCAATTTATATTAGACAACGCTTCTCAATACGTTAG
- a CDS encoding single-stranded-DNA-specific exonuclease RecJ: MLDRPVSEFSKPTRRLPNQRWQIYPQKPEFAQKLAVLINVSPIISQLLINRGMETPEQAQAFLEPESLVLPSPLEDFPDLAISLELLQNAIASQTKIAICGDYDADGMTSTALLLRSLRTLGAQVDYAIPSRMHEGYGINKRIVEEFHSEGVGLILTVDNGISAFEPVARARELGLAVIITDHHDIPQKLPPANAILNPKLIAESSPYRGVAGVGVAYILAVSLAQQLGETKGLIQPMLALFTLGTIADLAPLTGVNRRWVKRGLQHLPKSNLAGIQALIQVGGVQARGEERAGGAGEQGSRGAGEEIANTSTSLSTSPKSKIQNPKSLKPEDIGFRLGPRINAIGRIGNPQTVIELLTTDDMGVALERAMQCEQINASRQEMCQQIEQEAIAYVESEFVTSLQQDRVLIVVQPNWHHGVIGIVASRLVERYGVPVFIGTYEDGEHIRGSARSIPEFNVFEALEYCHDLLGKYGGHKAAGGFSLPAENLQMVRSRLIEFANQCLEPQHLKPLLKIDAEVNLDQINQQLYQQLNALHPCGMDNPDPVFWTANVQVVEQKIVGKGHIKLTIAQTIDNQDYRIKAIAWRWGDYFRLPPRVDVAYKLRENYFNGNTTIELELIGVRLPIQIQKFFASPPISSSTNFEYNQRNYTCGFYKNGIEAELRIKNPEGKVLVMQPGHIIGLLGTNRQNAKEVDISQPQYDSIIQAALQALSVKS; encoded by the coding sequence GTGCTAGACCGACCTGTATCTGAATTCTCAAAACCTACCAGGCGCTTACCTAATCAGCGCTGGCAAATTTATCCACAAAAACCAGAATTTGCCCAAAAACTGGCGGTTTTGATCAATGTTTCGCCCATTATCAGCCAGTTGTTGATTAATCGGGGTATGGAAACACCAGAACAAGCACAAGCATTTTTAGAGCCAGAGTCATTAGTCTTACCTTCGCCATTAGAAGATTTCCCAGATTTGGCGATTAGTTTGGAGTTGTTGCAAAATGCGATCGCTTCTCAAACAAAAATTGCTATTTGTGGTGACTACGATGCTGATGGAATGACCAGCACGGCTCTACTTTTACGTAGTCTCCGCACTTTAGGCGCACAGGTAGATTATGCTATCCCCAGCCGGATGCACGAAGGCTACGGTATCAATAAACGCATAGTTGAAGAATTTCACAGCGAAGGTGTGGGATTAATTCTGACTGTAGATAATGGCATCTCTGCGTTTGAACCAGTTGCTAGAGCTAGAGAACTTGGTCTTGCAGTTATTATCACCGACCACCACGATATCCCCCAAAAATTACCGCCAGCTAATGCTATCCTCAACCCTAAGCTAATAGCAGAATCCTCACCCTATAGGGGTGTTGCTGGTGTTGGTGTTGCCTATATTTTGGCAGTGTCTTTAGCACAACAGCTAGGCGAGACGAAGGGATTGATCCAGCCGATGCTAGCACTGTTTACACTAGGAACGATCGCAGATTTAGCTCCCTTAACTGGCGTAAATCGCCGTTGGGTGAAACGTGGTTTACAGCATTTACCCAAATCCAACTTAGCTGGGATACAGGCGTTGATTCAGGTAGGTGGCGTGCAAGCGAGGGGAGAGGAGAGAGCAGGGGGAGCAGGGGAGCAGGGGAGCAGGGGAGCAGGGGAGGAAATTGCCAATACTTCGACTTCGCTCAGTACAAGTCCAAAATCCAAAATCCAAAATCCAAAATCGCTCAAGCCTGAAGATATCGGGTTTCGCTTGGGACCACGAATTAATGCTATCGGTCGAATTGGTAATCCCCAGACTGTGATTGAATTGCTGACTACAGATGATATGGGGGTGGCGCTGGAAAGAGCAATGCAGTGCGAACAAATCAACGCTTCTCGCCAGGAAATGTGTCAGCAAATTGAACAAGAAGCGATCGCTTATGTAGAATCAGAATTTGTTACATCTCTACAACAAGATCGTGTATTAATTGTTGTTCAACCCAATTGGCATCACGGCGTTATTGGGATTGTCGCCTCCCGCTTGGTAGAACGCTACGGTGTTCCTGTATTTATCGGTACTTATGAGGATGGGGAACATATACGCGGTTCTGCACGCTCAATTCCAGAGTTTAATGTGTTTGAAGCTTTGGAATATTGTCACGATTTACTAGGAAAATATGGCGGACACAAAGCCGCAGGGGGATTTTCTCTACCAGCAGAAAATTTACAGATGGTGCGATCGCGTTTGATTGAGTTTGCTAACCAGTGTCTTGAACCCCAGCATCTCAAGCCTCTGCTCAAAATTGATGCCGAAGTCAACCTCGATCAGATCAATCAGCAGCTTTACCAACAGCTTAATGCTCTACATCCTTGCGGTATGGACAACCCCGATCCAGTTTTTTGGACAGCTAATGTTCAAGTGGTTGAGCAAAAAATCGTTGGTAAGGGTCACATCAAACTGACAATTGCCCAAACTATTGATAATCAGGATTACAGAATTAAAGCGATCGCTTGGCGTTGGGGCGACTACTTCCGCTTACCGCCGCGAGTGGATGTAGCTTACAAACTGCGAGAAAATTATTTTAACGGCAACACCACCATCGAGCTAGAGTTAATCGGTGTTAGATTGCCAATTCAGATTCAAAAATTTTTTGCTTCGCCACCTATTTCGTCAAGTACCAACTTTGAGTACAATCAGCGAAACTATACTTGTGGTTTCTATAAAAACGGCATTGAAGCAGAATTAAGAATTAAAAACCCTGAAGGCAAGGTGTTAGTCATGCAGCCAGGACATATAATCGGTTTACTTGGTACTAATCGTCAAAACGCTAAAGAAGTTGATATTTCTCAGCCACAGTATGACAGTATTATTCAAGCTGCACTTCAAGCGTTATCAGTTAAAAGTTAA
- the pstB gene encoding phosphate ABC transporter ATP-binding protein PstB, with amino-acid sequence MTYSNSSRSQSDSATIDYDKSVFDVEGVKVSYGGFLALLDVYLKIPEKQIIAFIGPSGCGKSTLLRCFNRMNDLIPGAKVEGRLNYRDRNIYDPKINSVKLRRQVGMVFQRPNPFPKSIYENISFGPRANGYKGNVDELVEDSLRRAAIWDEVKDKLKEKGTALSGGQQQRLCIARAIAMKPDVLLMDEPCSALDPISSRQVEELCLELKQQYTIIMVTHNMQQASRVADFTAFFNTEIDEYGKRRGKLVEFNPTAQMFSSPQTKEAEDYISGRFG; translated from the coding sequence ATGACTTATAGCAATAGTAGTAGAAGTCAATCAGATAGTGCCACAATCGACTATGATAAGAGCGTATTCGATGTTGAAGGTGTGAAAGTTTCCTATGGTGGATTTCTGGCACTTTTAGATGTCTATCTCAAGATTCCTGAAAAACAAATTATTGCTTTTATTGGGCCTTCAGGATGTGGTAAAAGTACTTTACTGCGTTGCTTCAACCGGATGAATGATTTAATCCCTGGAGCTAAGGTTGAGGGTAGACTGAATTACCGCGATCGCAATATTTACGATCCTAAGATAAATTCTGTCAAATTACGCCGCCAAGTCGGAATGGTTTTTCAAAGACCAAATCCTTTCCCCAAGTCAATATACGAAAATATTTCTTTTGGGCCGCGTGCTAACGGTTACAAAGGTAACGTTGATGAATTGGTGGAAGATTCTCTCAGACGTGCTGCTATCTGGGATGAAGTCAAAGACAAACTCAAAGAGAAAGGTACTGCATTATCTGGCGGACAACAGCAACGACTTTGCATAGCCCGTGCGATCGCAATGAAGCCAGATGTATTATTGATGGATGAACCATGTTCTGCTCTCGACCCAATTTCTAGCCGCCAAGTAGAAGAACTCTGCTTAGAACTGAAGCAGCAATACACCATCATCATGGTGACACACAATATGCAGCAAGCTTCCAGAGTGGCAGATTTCACAGCTTTCTTCAATACAGAAATTGACGAGTATGGCAAACGTCGCGGAAAATTAGTTGAATTTAATCCGACAGCCCAGATGTTCAGTTCTCCTCAAACTAAAGAAGCTGAAGACTATATCAGTGGACGTTTCGGTTAA
- a CDS encoding TMEM165/GDT1 family protein, translated as MDWHLLGLSFITVFLSELGDKSQLAAIALSGRSNSPRAVFFGAAGALLLTSLLGALAGGAVAELLPTRLLKAIAAIGFAILAARLLLFNNEPSADSEETP; from the coding sequence ATGGATTGGCATCTCTTAGGACTGAGCTTTATTACAGTTTTTTTATCAGAATTGGGTGACAAAAGTCAGCTAGCAGCGATCGCACTTTCAGGGCGTTCTAACTCTCCGCGTGCAGTATTTTTTGGTGCAGCAGGTGCATTGCTGTTGACTAGCCTGTTGGGTGCATTAGCAGGGGGAGCAGTAGCCGAATTATTACCTACACGTTTGTTAAAAGCGATCGCTGCGATCGGATTTGCCATCCTTGCTGCACGCTTGCTGTTATTTAACAACGAACCATCGGCGGATTCTGAAGAAACACCATGA
- the psb30 gene encoding photosystem II reaction center protein Ycf12/Psb30, translating to MFDAVSDLVNAFTSINWEVIFQLLSVALIVIAGPVVIFLLAFRNGNL from the coding sequence ATGTTTGACGCTGTATCTGACTTGGTTAACGCTTTTACCAGTATCAATTGGGAAGTTATTTTCCAATTGCTGTCCGTGGCGCTAATTGTAATTGCTGGCCCAGTAGTAATCTTTTTGTTGGCATTTCGCAACGGCAACCTATAA
- a CDS encoding UPF0175 family protein encodes MNKPQFMYELGRLQIPVINLDDDQIADELRDD; translated from the coding sequence ATGAACAAACCGCAGTTCATGTACGAACTAGGACGTTTGCAAATCCCTGTTATCAACTTAGATGATGACCAAATCGCCGACGAATTGCGCGATGATTAA
- a CDS encoding TMEM165/GDT1 family protein: MKLDSAPLEISGIAQTEIELELKDSNDFNLTPAIAQLVQPVVADSPPKQQSVLVVFGTTFVTIFLAEIGDKTQLSTLLMSAESHSPWVVFLGSAAALITTSLLGVLLGSWMASRLSPKTVEKSAGVMLLVISLMLFWDVFTSH; this comes from the coding sequence GTGAAACTTGACTCTGCACCTTTGGAGATTTCTGGCATAGCTCAGACTGAGATCGAGCTAGAACTGAAAGACAGCAATGATTTTAACTTGACTCCTGCGATCGCCCAGCTAGTTCAGCCTGTAGTTGCCGATAGTCCTCCAAAGCAGCAATCAGTGTTAGTAGTTTTTGGCACAACTTTTGTAACCATTTTTCTCGCAGAAATTGGAGATAAGACTCAGCTATCCACCCTATTAATGAGTGCAGAATCTCATTCGCCTTGGGTGGTATTTCTCGGATCGGCAGCGGCGCTGATAACCACCAGCTTATTAGGTGTACTTTTAGGTAGTTGGATGGCTAGCCGACTCAGCCCAAAAACTGTAGAAAAATCAGCAGGTGTGATGTTGTTGGTAATTTCCCTAATGCTGTTTTGGGATGTATTTACTAGTCATTAG
- a CDS encoding cobalamin-binding protein, whose translation MTVSNVRIVSLIPGGTEILAALGLVNAIVGRSHECDYPPEILDRPVCTQARLDSNASSSQINDEVNDFLQSALSIYEIKTDVLEQLQPTHILTQDQCDVCAVSLDEVEKAVATLIDSKPQIISLQPNILQDIWADIERVGNAFEVDSVKALENLEARVKICQQRIQGLSLNEQPTVACIEWTDPLMVAANWIPELVNLAGGQSLFCCTGQPSPILPWETLLTTDPDVIVFMPCGFDLNRTRQEAKLLTQRPEWEKLHATQAGRVYITDGNSYFNRPGPRLVDSLEILAEILHPEIFQYGYKGTAWELL comes from the coding sequence ATGACAGTTAGTAATGTAAGAATTGTTTCCCTGATCCCCGGTGGAACAGAGATTTTAGCGGCACTAGGATTGGTTAATGCTATTGTGGGGCGATCGCACGAATGCGATTACCCTCCAGAAATCCTCGATCGCCCTGTTTGTACCCAAGCACGCTTAGACTCTAATGCCTCCAGCAGCCAAATTAACGATGAGGTGAACGATTTCTTACAATCTGCTCTCAGCATTTATGAAATCAAAACTGATGTTTTAGAGCAGTTGCAGCCTACTCACATTCTCACTCAAGACCAGTGTGATGTTTGCGCTGTTAGCTTAGACGAAGTTGAAAAGGCAGTTGCCACACTCATTGACAGTAAACCACAGATTATTTCTTTACAACCCAATATTCTCCAAGATATTTGGGCTGATATTGAGCGAGTTGGTAATGCCTTCGAGGTAGACTCGGTAAAAGCCTTAGAAAATTTAGAAGCTCGCGTCAAAATTTGTCAGCAAAGAATCCAAGGACTTTCTTTAAATGAACAGCCTACTGTTGCCTGTATCGAGTGGACTGATCCTTTGATGGTTGCCGCCAATTGGATTCCTGAATTAGTTAACTTGGCAGGAGGACAGTCACTATTTTGTTGTACAGGTCAGCCTTCTCCTATCTTGCCGTGGGAAACACTATTAACAACTGATCCAGATGTCATTGTTTTTATGCCTTGTGGCTTTGATTTAAATCGCACTCGCCAAGAAGCCAAATTGTTAACTCAACGTCCAGAGTGGGAAAAACTACACGCTACACAAGCTGGTAGAGTCTACATCACTGATGGCAATTCTTACTTTAATCGTCCAGGACCACGACTGGTAGATTCTCTAGAAATTTTGGCTGAAATTTTACATCCCGAAATTTTCCAATACGGCTACAAAGGAACGGCTTGGGAACTTTTGTAA
- a CDS encoding DUF3368 domain-containing protein: protein MDDAQARRIAERLGIRRIGTLGILRKAKKAGLIVELKVYIEQLRTNGIYIRSSLIDAVLRDVGEID from the coding sequence TTGGATGATGCTCAAGCACGAAGGATCGCAGAACGCTTAGGAATTCGCCGGATAGGTACTCTTGGCATTTTGCGTAAGGCGAAAAAAGCAGGCTTGATTGTTGAGCTTAAAGTATATATTGAGCAGTTACGCACTAATGGAATTTATATCCGATCTAGCCTCATTGATGCAGTGCTACGGGATGTCGGAGAAATAGACTAA
- a CDS encoding ATP-binding protein, giving the protein MQVVSARDIAEQNQSQEALQIRENSRRKQSQTLVQLARSKTFQQGNLNAVLKEITETAAQTLLVKRVGVWLYNEERSKIECIDLYDVNTKEHSFGNSLSQENYPAYFQALEEERTIAANDAINDTRTQELSQPYLCVLGITSLLDAPIWLEGRLVGVVCHEHIGELRQWTLEEETFAGSIADFVTLAIEASERNVVQEALRQSEAKFRAIFERSSIGIGLIDMKAQIVDTNPVLCEILGYSREELYAKRFTDYISIQKGDLKLYKQLVSEIGKNSGKTSRFGFQISKLEEQAVDKHRIEMERRCLHKDGSLVWTHISVSVIPDSNGEPEFFLAMIEDITERKETELKLRASQEAAEAASRAKTEFLATMSHELRTPLNAIMGLSQLLQQEIVGSLNEKQNEYVSCIYSSGEHLLALINDILDLSKVEEGKEELLLSPLPVSDLCNYAIWTVRDRASEKGLKLTYKIDLQEDICIADERRIKQMLLNLLTNAIKFTPVGNVSLVVKKVPQGITFTVSDTGIGIDPNQFQFLFEPFKQLDSRLNRQYEGTGLGLALTRKLARLHGGDVTVTSTLGEGSQFTLFLPNPVPSKAVEDGKNEVDEGDEGEEFTFFSSPDIPKNKTILVVEEEEKTATVLQEYLESIGYKVKWIDNENDFLKQVQSLKPDLVFFDFQLTKKTSILNLLNILRQNPSWKDTPIVIMTLSEPIEKEINKLPASANDYLVKPIRTVKLESLLMRYLS; this is encoded by the coding sequence ATGCAGGTGGTGTCAGCTAGAGATATTGCAGAGCAAAATCAGTCCCAAGAGGCTTTACAAATCAGAGAAAATAGTCGTCGAAAACAAAGCCAGACATTAGTACAACTGGCAAGAAGCAAGACATTTCAACAAGGCAATCTTAATGCAGTATTGAAAGAGATTACAGAAACTGCTGCTCAGACGCTCTTAGTCAAGCGAGTTGGGGTGTGGTTATATAATGAAGAACGCTCAAAAATTGAATGCATCGATTTATATGATGTAAACACCAAGGAGCATAGCTTTGGTAACTCGCTTTCACAAGAAAATTATCCAGCTTATTTCCAGGCTTTAGAAGAAGAACGTACCATTGCCGCAAATGATGCTATAAACGATACAAGAACCCAAGAATTATCCCAGCCTTATCTTTGTGTTTTAGGCATCACGTCCCTACTGGATGCACCCATTTGGCTAGAGGGTCGTTTGGTAGGCGTAGTTTGCCACGAACACATAGGTGAACTTCGCCAATGGACTTTAGAAGAGGAAACTTTTGCTGGCTCGATTGCAGATTTCGTGACTCTGGCTATAGAAGCAAGCGAGCGGAATGTGGTACAGGAAGCACTGCGACAGAGTGAGGCGAAATTTCGGGCAATTTTTGAACGTTCTTCTATTGGTATTGGACTTATAGATATGAAAGCGCAGATAGTCGATACTAATCCGGTACTGTGCGAGATTTTAGGATACAGCCGAGAAGAACTATACGCCAAGCGCTTTACAGATTACATTTCCATACAAAAGGGGGATTTAAAACTTTACAAACAACTAGTGTCAGAAATTGGCAAAAACTCAGGGAAAACTTCAAGGTTCGGCTTCCAAATCTCCAAACTTGAGGAACAGGCTGTCGATAAACATCGCATTGAGATGGAAAGACGCTGCTTACATAAAGATGGTAGCCTAGTTTGGACTCATATCTCTGTTTCTGTTATACCAGACAGCAATGGTGAACCTGAGTTTTTTCTAGCGATGATTGAGGATATTACTGAACGCAAGGAAACAGAATTGAAACTACGTGCCTCTCAAGAAGCAGCAGAAGCTGCTAGTCGGGCAAAAACTGAATTTTTAGCAACTATGAGCCACGAGTTGCGAACACCTCTTAATGCGATTATGGGCTTGTCACAGTTACTACAACAAGAAATAGTTGGCTCTCTCAATGAAAAGCAGAACGAATATGTGAGTTGTATATATAGTAGTGGTGAGCATTTGCTGGCACTGATTAACGATATCCTTGATTTATCGAAGGTAGAAGAAGGCAAAGAAGAATTGTTACTGTCACCTTTACCAGTATCAGATTTATGTAATTATGCCATCTGGACAGTGCGCGATCGCGCCTCAGAAAAGGGGCTAAAACTCACCTACAAAATTGACCTACAAGAGGATATTTGTATTGCCGATGAGCGGCGAATCAAGCAAATGCTACTCAATCTGCTCACCAATGCCATTAAATTTACCCCAGTCGGTAATGTATCGCTGGTAGTGAAAAAAGTACCTCAAGGAATAACCTTTACAGTTTCAGATACTGGAATTGGTATAGACCCAAATCAGTTTCAATTTCTATTTGAACCATTTAAACAGCTTGATAGCCGACTCAATAGGCAGTATGAAGGCACTGGTTTAGGTCTAGCTTTAACACGCAAATTAGCGCGTTTGCATGGTGGAGATGTAACTGTTACATCGACTTTAGGAGAAGGCAGTCAGTTCACTTTGTTTTTACCAAATCCAGTACCTTCGAAAGCAGTCGAGGATGGGAAAAATGAGGTAGATGAGGGAGATGAGGGAGAAGAGTTTACTTTCTTTTCCTCCCCAGATATCCCCAAAAATAAAACTATTTTAGTTGTAGAAGAAGAGGAAAAAACTGCAACAGTTTTGCAAGAGTATCTTGAGTCAATAGGCTATAAAGTCAAGTGGATAGATAATGAAAACGATTTTTTGAAACAAGTACAAAGCCTCAAACCAGATTTAGTTTTTTTTGATTTTCAGCTAACTAAAAAAACTAGCATCTTAAATTTGCTAAATATCCTTAGACAAAATCCTTCTTGGAAAGATACGCCGATTGTAATAATGACCTTGAGCGAACCTATAGAAAAAGAAATTAACAAGTTACCAGCTAGTGCTAATGACTATCTTGTTAAGCCAATTCGCACAGTTAAGCTAGAGTCATTACTGATGCGATATTTAAGCTAA
- a CDS encoding YkgJ family cysteine cluster protein, whose protein sequence is MATWQCVKQCGACCNLDPADRPDLDEYLSPPELELYLSMVGEGGWCVNFDHTTRECRIYSDRPRFCRVESEVFQDMYGVEPEEVNDFAIDCCRQQIEGVYGDRSLEILRFDKAIGL, encoded by the coding sequence ATGGCAACTTGGCAATGTGTAAAACAATGTGGAGCCTGCTGTAATCTCGATCCAGCAGATCGTCCAGATTTAGATGAGTATCTCTCTCCACCAGAACTAGAACTCTACCTCAGCATGGTAGGCGAAGGCGGATGGTGCGTTAATTTCGACCATACCACGCGCGAATGTCGCATCTACTCAGATCGTCCTCGTTTCTGCCGCGTGGAATCAGAAGTTTTTCAAGATATGTATGGGGTTGAACCTGAAGAAGTCAACGATTTTGCTATTGACTGCTGTCGCCAGCAAATAGAAGGAGTATATGGCGATCGCAGCTTAGAAATACTACGCTTCGATAAAGCTATTGGGCTGTAA